The following DNA comes from Shinella zoogloeoides.
CGGGCACGGCGTCGGGGACGAGGTGCTCAAGGCTGTGGGCAGTGCGCTCCAGGCAAGTCCTGACGTTCGCGCATATCGCCTCGGCGGCGAGGAATTCGTGCTTCTCTTGCGCGGAGACGATGCCGAAGCCCAGGCCGAGCTTCGCCGCCAGGCAATTCCCGCAATTGTCGCTCATGCCGTTTCGGGGCTCGGGCGCCCCGTGACTGCCAGCATGGGCGTGACGAACATCTTTGGCAGCGAAGGTTTCGCCGCACTTTACGAACGCGCCGACAAGCTGCTTTACGAAGCCAAGAGCGCGGGGCGCAACCGAACCCGCAGCGCGATCAAGGCGACGCCGGCGCTGGTGTCCTTTCCAAACGACCAGGCGATGATCGCCTAGGCCGGCGCGCCGCGTGCCGCTTCATTCCGGCCCGGCCCATCATGACGATCCCGCATCAGATTAACTTGCTGCCGTCCCCATCGTTTCGGCAATCATCGCCGGGATTTGATGGAGCCCGCCCCTAACGTCCGACATCGAGCGTGCGGAGAATGTCGATCAGCCGCGGCGCCATTTCACGGATTTCCGTGAGATGGATGGCGGTCAGCCTTTCCAGGATGGCATCGGCCTTGTCCGTCAACGCGAGGGTCTGGCGGCGGCGGTCGGCAGGGTCGGAATGCCGCGTCACATAGCCGGCGGCAACGAGCCGGCCGACGAGTTCCGTCGCTGAATGGGGCGCGATCAGCAGCCGCTCGGCAAGCCGGCCGACGGTCATCGGCTCTTCATCGCGGTGCCCCCTTATCGTCAGGAGCGCCTGATGCTGCTGGGCGGGAAGCCCTTCGTGATGCGCCGCCGAGGTGCTGAAATCCATGAAGCGGCGCAGCGTGTAGCGCAGGTTCGAGAGCGCTTCGTAATCGGCATCGCTCAGCCTGTCCTTCGCCATTCTCCGCTCCCGCTTCCGCATTCCGGCCGCCGCCGGCATTTTCCGCAACAACATCCCTCCACCGGCTTACCGCAGGTTGGGCCGGCGGGCTAGTGCGCCAAATGACCTTCTCGCCAGCCGGCAATCCCTGTTGATTTATATCGTATTACGATGTATCTGCGGCCGCCTTCACCATTTCAGCGACGGGAAAGCCATGCCCCAAACGAAGCCCCATCACCGCCCGCACGACTTCACGGGCGGCCTAGCCCGGCGCGAGGCCGGCGATTTCACGACGGACCGGCGCGTGCTCGCCCTGATAGGCATGGCGCTCATCGTCGGCAGCGGCGGCGCGCTCGCCGCCAAGCTCCTGGTGAGCCTGATCGCGCTCGTCACCAATCTCGCCTGGTTCGGGCAGTTCAGCCTTGCGGCAACCTCTCCAGCACAGGCCCCGCGCTCGCTCTGGATGGTCCTGACGCCCGCCATCGGCGGCCTGATCATCGGCCTGATGGCACGCTTCGGCTCGGAGAAGATCCGCGGCCACGGCATTCCCGAAGCTATCGAGGCGATCCTCATCGGCGGCAGCCGCATGTCGCCGAAGGTCGCGATCCTGAAACCGCTCTCCTCGGCGATCTCCATCGGCACGGGCGGCCCGTTCGGCGCCGAGGGGCCGATCATCATGACGGGCGGGGCGATCGGATCGCTCTTCGCCCAGTGCTTCCACATGAGCGCGGCCGAGCGCAAGACGCTGCTGGTGGCGGGCGCCGCCGCCGGCATGACCGCCATCTTCGGCTCGCCAATCGCCGCCGTGACGCTCGCCGTCGAGCTTCTGCTTTTCGAATGGAAACCGCGCAGCTTCATTCCCGTTGCGATCGCCGCCTGCGTCTCGGCCTGCTGGCGTCCGTTCCTCTTCGAGGCGGGGGCTCTCTTTCCCCGGCAGTTCCACATGGACCTTCCGTGGTGGGGCATCGGCCTTTGCGCCGTCGCCGGCCTCATCGCCGGCCTGCAGTCCGGCCTCCTGACGATGCTGCTCTACCGGATCGAGGACGCCTTCGAGGCACTGCCGGTCCACTGGATGTGGTGCCCGGCGATCGGCGGCCTTGCCGTCGGCCTCGGCGGTCTGATCGAGCCGCGAGCGCTCGGCGTCGGCTACGACATCATCGACGGTCTCCTCAACAGCCGCATGCTGCCGCAGGCCGTGCTGACGATCCTGCTGGTCAAGGCCGCGGTCTGGCTGGTCTCGCTGTCGTCGGGCACGTCGGGCGGGGTGCTCGCGCCGCTTCTCATTCTCGGCGGGGCGCTCGGCTGGCTGGTCGGGCTGGTGTTTCCCGGCGATCCGGGATTCTGGGCGCTGCTCGGCATGGCGGCGATGATGGGCGGCACGATGCGCGCGCCGCTGACCGGCACCTTCTTCGCGGTCGAACTCACCGGCGACGTCTCCAGCCTGCTGCCGCTGCTTGCCGCGACGATCTCCGCCTATGCCGTCACCGTGCTCCTCCTGCGCCGTTCCATCCTGACCGAGAAGATCGCCCGGCGGGGCCAGCACATCACCCGCGAATACGGCATCGATCCCTTCGAATATGCCCGCGCCCGCGACATCATGATCGAGGCGGTCGACACGCTTCCCGCGCAGATGCGCGTGGGCGAGGCCTCCGCTTTCTTCGCCACCACGGAGAAGACGCACCGGATCTATCCGGTGATCGACGCGGACGGGCTGCTGAAGGGCGTCGTCTCGCGCGGCGACGCGCTGCGCTGGCAGCAGAACCCGGCACTGGCCGACCAGAGCCTCGACGAGCGGGTTTCCGATACGTCGGTGCCCGTCGCCCATCCGGAGGATACGATCGGCTATGTCGCCGACCTGATGCTTGCGACCGATGTCGGCCGCATTCCGGTGGTCGATCCGCAGAGCGGCCGGCTCGTGGGGCTGGTGGCGCGCAAGGATCTGCTGCGGCTGCGCCATGCCGCCAACACGCTGGAGAACGAGCGCAAGCCCTATCTCGGGCCGAGAAAGACGGCGCCCGGAAAAGCCGGCTAGCGAAAAGGCCACCTCGGCACCGGGCTGCCCCTCAAGATCATTTCTTCAGGACGGGCCCGGTGTCGAAGCTGGCATCGACCTGCGCCATCCAGAGGCGGATCTGGTCGAAGAGAAGCGCGAAGTCGTAGCGCCATTCCAGGAGGAGAACCTGCCAGGCGCTGCCGTCCAGCGTGGCGAGACGCTGGTCGAGACGCTGCCTGAGAGCGGCGAGTTGCCCGGATTGCAAGGCCTCCGCCTCGGCGCCATGCGCCGGATGGTGCGCCGCCTTCTGAAGCTGCCGATCCAGTTCGAGAAGCTCGCTCTTCAGTGCTGCCAGATCCGTCGCCATCGGATGGTCCTCCGTTCGATGCAGAATAATTATATCGTGATACGATATATTTTCAAGGCCCGTGCCGGAGGAAGGGCCGTCGACATCCTTCCGGCAGCGGCGCAAAATGCGGGTGGTTACCGGCGGCAAAGGACCTTTCCGCAGAAAATCACATCCCGCGGGAACCTCGCCGGAAGTCTGGCATCCAATGTCCGTTTCGAAGGAGCGTGCCGATGCCAGCCATGCCGACCATTCCCATAGCCGTCCCCGTGGAAGGGGAAGCCGATCTCGTCCGGCGCGCTACGGCGGGCGAGGCGCAGGCTGTCCGTGCCATCATCAGGACCCATAACCAGCGGCTCTACCGGCTCGTGCGCGCCGTGCTGCGGAACAATGCCGATGCGGAAGACGTGCTGCAGGAGGCCTATCTTCGCGCCTTCGCCAATCTCGGCCGCTTCCAGGGCGAGGCCTCGCTATCGACCTGGCTGTCGCGCATCGCGCTCAATGCCGCCCTGATGCGGCTTCGCGCGCAGAAGCGGATGAAGCGGGTCGCGCCTGCGCCGGAACTGGCGAAAGCCGAGATCATCCCCTTCCCCCTTGCCTCTTCCATTGCCGATCCGGAGCGCGTCATGGCGCAGCGACAGCTTCTTCACCTCGTCGAGGAGGCAACCGACGCGCTTCCCGAAACCTTCCGCCTCGTCTTCGTCGCCCGCGTCATCGAGGGCCTCAGCGTGGAGGAAACAGCGGCGCTGCTGGAGCTTGCCCCGGCAACGGTCAAGACCCGCCTGCACCGCGCTCGCAAGCTCATCCGCACCCAACTCGAGGAGCGGATCGGCCCAGTCCTCGTCGAGGCCTTTCCCTTCGCGGGAGTGCGCTGCGAGCGGCTGACCCAGGCCGTTCTCTCGAAACTCGGGCTTGCGGAATAGCGGGAACCTCTCAGCGGGGCCGGCATCCAATGCCGCGTCAACGAAACCGGCGCCGGCCACCCGGCGGCGCCAAGGAGAGCCCGATGAAAACCCTGATTTCCACTCTCGCCGCGACCTGCATGGCCATGACCGCCTCTTTCGCGCTGGCCGCCGACAAGCCGACCGACCCGCAGATCGCCCATATCGCCTACAGCGCCGGCGTCATCGATGTCGAGGCCGCCAAGCTTGCCCTCCAGAAGACCAAGAACGCCGAGGTCAAGGCCTTCGCCGAATCCATGAAGAAGGACCACGAGGCCGTCAACGAGATGGCGCTGGCGCTCGTCAAGAAGCTCAAGGTCACGCCGGAGGACAACGCGACCAGCAAGGCGCTCGTCAAGGCGGCCGACGAGAAGCGCGCCGAACTCGGCAAGCTCGAAGGCAAGGCCTTCGACAAGGCCTATATCGAAAACGAGGTCGCCTACCACAAGCAGGTGAACGGCGCGCTGGAGACGCTGCTCATTCCCTCGGCGCAGAATGCGGAGCTGAAGAGCCTGCTGGAGACCGGCCTCAAGCTGTTCCAGGGCCATGAGCAGCATGCCGAACATGTCGCGGCGGACCTGAAATGACGATCCTCCTTCTCACCCGAAGGCAGGTGCTTGCCACGGGCGCGGCGGCGCTTGCCGGCGGCACGCTCGCCCGCGCTCATGACGGCACGGTGCATGTCGCGATCAGGAATCTCGCGTTCCAGCCGGCCGAGATCGAGGTCAGGGCGGGCGAGACCATCGAATGGACGAACGACGATCCCTTCGCCCACACCGCCACCGTCAAGGGCGGTTGGGAGGTCACCATCCCGCCCGGCAAGAAAGCGACGCATGTCGTAACCGCCGGAGACACCGTCGACTACTATTGCCGGTTCCACCCCAACATGAAGGGGCGGATCAAGGTCGTCGAGTAGCCGGCCGCCGTCGGCGGCGGTCAGCCGAGCCGCCGGCGCAGGTTATGGATATGCGACGCGCCGACCCCGCAGCAGCCGCCGATCATCGTCGCGCCGCTTTCCGCCCAGTCGCAGGCGAAGGCGGCGTAACGGTCCGCCGAAAGGTCGTCGCGGATGGCATGCAGCGCCTCGTTCGCCGCGCCCTCGTCCTCCGTGGTGAAGGCATTGGCATAGACGCCGATCTCGACCGGGCGGCCGCTTTCCGAGAGGATGGCGGCCGCGACATCGACCGCCTGCCGCATCACCTCGGGCCGGCTGCAATTAAACAGCATCGCCGAAGCCGTAGAGGCTGCGATCCAGCGGGCCGCGTCCGTCACGCTCTCGCCGGAGCGCAGCGCGGGCGGCTGCGTTTCGGCGCCCGGCTCGTCCTGCAGCGTGAAGGAGATCCAGAAGGGCTTTCCACTGGACGCCACCGCCCGCTCCACGGCTTGCGCCTCCGCGATCAGGCTGAGCGTCTCGCCGAGGAAGACATCGACGTAGGGATCGAGCTCCTCGACCAGGACGCCGAGATAGTCCTGCACGCGCTCCGGCTGGAAAAGCTGCGGCTCGTAGGACCCGAAGATCGGCGGCAGCGAACCTGCGACCTTGACCTTTCGCTCCCCGGCCGCGTCCGCCGCTTCCCGAGCCAGCCGGCCGGCCAGCGCGATAAGCCGGCGTCCCTCCGCGCGAAACCGCGCCTCGCCGATATGGAAGGGCACCAGCGCATAGCTGTTCGTCGTGATGACATCCGCCCCGGCGGCAATGAATTCCGCATGCACCTGCCGGACGATATCCGGGCTTTCCATCAGCGCCACCGCCGACCATTCGGGCTGCCGCAGCTCGGCCCCGAGGCGGACCAGCTCACGGCTCATGCCGCCGTCCAGAATTGTAATGCCCGTCATGAAATCCGCCTCCCATTGTCCGCCGGAGCGGCGAACATCCGTTTATACCTGTCCTGCCAGAAGTTGCCGGCACGGTCCACAGCGCTCGCCCGAAACACGGGTGCTGGTCGACCGCGGATAGGGAAAGGTCGGGCGGGCAGCCATAAGCCTCGCGGCTCAGGCCGTCGCATCCGCCATGGCGGTCCTTGCAAGCGCGAGGCGAATGGCCGCCGGGACGGGCTCGATGATGGGAACCTCGAAACGGGCGCCCAGCGCGACGGCGTGAACGGCGAGCGGCCCGCCGCCGATGATGACCGCCTCCGCATGGTCCTCGGAGATCGCAAGGGCGCAGGCCTCCATGAGGCTTTCCTCCAGCCGCACCGGGTCGCTCATCACGCTGGCGACGTCGCCCTGCGTGAGGCGGACGCCGGTGAAGGATGCGGAAAAGCCATAAGCTTCCACCCGCTTTTCGATCGCTTCGACGAGGTCGGGCGTCGTGGTGACGATGGAGAAGCGCCGTCCGGCACCGGCCGCCTCAATGATGCCGGCCTCGGCGATGCCGGTGACCGGCACCGGCGCGAACCGCCGCAGCGCGTCGATGCCCGGATCGCCGAAGGCCGCGACGACGATGCCGGAATAGCGGGCAAGATCGAGCGTCCTCGCCAGTTCCACGACGGCGGAGGCTCCGACCGACAGCAGCGCGTCGTCATAGATGAGCGGCGCGCCGCGCCGGACCGTCGCGCCCTCCACCGCCTGACCGGCAGGCGCGGTGTTGCGCGCGATCGCCACCATTTCCTCGGTCGTGGCGGCATTGGTGTTGGGATTGATGAGAAGCAGGGGCTTCATGGCCTATTCCTTGTGTGCGAAGGCAGCCGGGCATGCCCGTCTACCTTCGCCGATGGGTTCGCCGGGCGTTTCCGCCCGGCACTCTTCCTAGAGGTCCAGCAGGTTTTCGGGATTGGTCTTGACCATGGTGTGGATTTCTTCCGGTGTGAACTCCAGATCGAGAAGCGAGCTGATCAGGACACGCATGCCCTCGACGGGCGTCGGGCCGGAGCGGATGCCGTAATCGGTGCCGACCACGAAATGCTCGATGCCGATTTCGCGAATCTGGCGTGCCCAGGGCACGATGCCGCTGAAGGCATCCGGCGAGCTGGCGATGCCGGCGATCTGGTCCGCCCATTCGCGCTCGACATAGTAGTTCGTGCGCGGCAAGCCGCGATGGAACATCCAGTCCGACACGCAGCCTTCGAGCAGCACGCCCTTCTTCGCAAGGTCCTTCTGCTGCTGCGTCGACAGGCGGACGCGGCAGGGATGGGCGACGACGATCTTCCTGATACCGAACTCGATGGCCAGGTCCACGAGCCGGATCGCCTCTTCGGCGGAGATGTGCCCGGTATTGAGATGAACATGGGGATGATCGGCGATGAGCTGGAGGATCTCGGCAAGCTCGTCCGAAATCGGCCCCTCCAGCGGAATGCGGACCGCGCGGGACAATTCGTCCTTGGCGAATTTCGGATACTGGTCCTTGAAATAGACCGGCTTGCCGTCGACGAAGGAGCCTTCGTGGCTCGCCATGTAATGGGTGCAATGGGCGCCGAAATGCACGAAGCGGGCGCCGGCGCCGTAATAGAGCGCCGTCTTGACGGCGCGCGGATTGAGGCCGCCGAAATTGGAGGTGAGGATGATGCCGCCGAAGACATCGATGCCCGGCACCTGCCAGTTGACCAGCTGGGACGTGCCGTTGCTGACGCCGAGCGTGTGGTCGTAGAAGACGAGCGCCTTCATGCCCGCCGCCTTCGCCTGCTCGGCGATCTCGAAGGGCGTCAGCCGGCCGGGGCAGGATTTCAGCCAGGGGCCGCTATGGACATGGATGTCGGTGGTGCCGACCATCAGCTCGTCCGGCAGGCTCATGGAGCGATTGTAGAAGGTTTCGCGCGGCAGCGGCTTTGCGGTCTCGGGGGCGTCGGTCACGTCGGTTCTCCTTGTATGCTGTTATAGGGCCGCCGCCCGCAGGCTTTCGGCATGCGGGCGGCGCGCCGGATCACGAAGCTGCAGCTTTTCCGGCCGGCAGGGCGGTGGTTTCGGCCGGCTCCTTGCGGATGAAGAGGAGGATCAGCAGCACGGCGATGAACTCCACCCCGGCGATGATGAAGAGGCCGGGCGAATAAACGCCCGTGGCGGTCTTGATGGCGCCGAGGAACTGCGGGGCGAAATAGCCGGCAAGGTTCGCGATGGAATTGATGAGCGCGACACCGGCGGCAAGCGCCGTTCCCGACATGAAGCGCGGCGGCAGGCTCCAGAACACCGGGATGGAGCCCATCGTACCCGCTGCCGAAAGGGCAAGCGCCGCGATGACGCCCGGCGCGCTGCCGGCTTCCTGGGCGAACGCCGCCAGCACGAGGCCCGTGGCGCCGAGCGCGGCGGCGACGGCCGTGTGCCAGCGGGATTCGTGGCTGCGGTCGGAAAGCCAGCCATTGGTCATCATGCCCATCCAGCCGAACAGGAAGATGCCCGACATGATCCAGCCGACCACCGTGATATCCGTAAAGCCGGCGGCGGTGATGAGGCTCGGCCCGTAGAAGGAGAGCGTCGCATTGCCGGTGATGATGCAGAAGAGAGTGAGGATGAGAACCCAGACGTCCCGGCTACGCAGCGCGGCACCGAACTTGTGCTCGCGGCCCTGCATCTGCGCCGCCTCCTGGTCGAGCTCGTAGGCCACCTGGTCGCGCTCGGCCTGGCTCAGCCACTTTGCCTCGCTCGGCTTTGCGGTCATCACGAAGACGGCGAGCAGGCCGAGGATGATCGATGGGACGCCCTCGATGATGAAGAGCCATTGCCAGTCCCTGAAGCCCATCAGGCCGTCGGTGCTCGTCATGATATAGGCGGCGAGCGGACTGCCCAGAAGCAAAGCGATGGGCGAGGCGGACATGAAGATGGCGATGGCGCGCGAACGCCGGTGCGCCGGCAGCCAATAGGTGAGATAGAGGATGAGACCCGGATGAAGACCGGCCTCGAAGGCGCCCTGCAGGAAACGCAGCACGTAGAAATGCCAGGGCTGCGTGCACAGCGCCATCAGCACGGACACGACGCCCCAGCCGAGCGCGATGCGCAGGATGGTCTTCGGCGCGCCGATCTTCTGCAGGAGCAGGTTGCTCGGCACTTCGAACAGGAAATAGCCGAAGAAGAAGATGCCCGCGCCCGCGCCGTAGACGGCGTCGCTCCAGCCGAGGTCGTCGAGCATGGTGAGTTTGGCAAAGCCGACATTCACCCGGTCGAGCCATGCGAAGATATAGACCAGCGTGGCGAAGGGCAGAATTCGCCAGGCGATGCGCTTGAATGTCCGGTCCCTCTCCTCGAGGGTCGAGACCGTCGTTTTCGGTTTCGTTTCCACAGCTATCCTCCCATAGGACTGTGTCGCATGCCCAGCCGGAAGGCGAGCCTGCTTATCTGATGGTTGCGCCGGCATCCGTCCCGTTTTCCAACCGCCGGCCGGCAGGCGGTCGTCTCTTTCGAAGAGCAGCCGGAAACCTCCGCCGGCCACGACTTTATGAAAACACTTTTTCACAGAAGGCGTCCACAAAAAAATACATTCATGGAAAAACTATTTTCAGGCGCCCCCTTCCGGCCTAAGGAAAACGTGCTGAACCTCTTGTTATCACGGCTATTTCTATCAGCCTCGGCGAAAAGGCAGTTCCCTTCCCGGCCGGCAACGGCTAGAGTTCACGAAAGAAGATTTTCATGGATGCCCGGATGCAGCAGCCCGTTCCCAAGCAGTCATTTCTCCAGCGCATCAGAAACGAGTTGCGCCAGATGCATCCGGCGGAGCGGCGGCTGGCGGATTTCGTGCTCAGCTTTCCGGGGGAGCTTGCAAGCTATACCGCATCAGAGCTGGCGCGGCTGGCGAATGTCTCCAACGCCACCGTCTCGCGCTTCGTGCAGCGGCTCGGTTATACGAATTACGAGGAAGCGCGCCGGCATGTGCGGTCCGAGCAGATGTCGGGCGCCGCGCTCTACCGCGTCGTGTCGCCCGCCGACCCGCCGGACCAGACGCTGCATGCCCATCTCCAGCAGATTCACGCCAATATCGACCGCTCCTTCGCGGCCATCACCCTGCAGGAGATCGACGACGTCGCGCAGGCGATGCTGTCGGCCCGCCGCGTCTGGATCGTCGGCTTCCGCACCAGCCAGTCCTTCGCCACCTACCTGCAATGGCAGGTCCAGCAGATCATCGAGAACACGGTGTCGCTTCCCCATGCCGGCCAGACGATGGCCGAGCATATCGCCAGTATCGGAAGGGAGGATTGCGTCATCGCCTACGGGCTGCGCCGGCAGGTCCGCGCCTTCCCGCTCATCCTCTCGCAGATCGTCAAGACCGGCGCGAAGACGATGGTCGTGACGGACGACGACTGCGAGCGCCTTGGCGAGGTGACATGGCATTTCCGCTGCCAGACGGCAGCGGCCGGGCCGCTCTACAGCCATGTCGCCGTCATGGCCCTGACGGACCTGCTCGCGACCCGCGTGATGGAGCTTGCCGGCGCCAAGCGCCGCGGCCGCCTCTCGGCCATCGAGACGCTCCACGACGCGATCGAGGAAATCTAGGCTCAGCCGGCCCCCAGCAGGTCCAGCGCCTTCGCGTGCAGCGCCTCGTCCCCCGCCGCCACGACGCAGCCGCGCCAGGCAAGATCGAGCGGGCCGCCCCGCCAGTCCGTCACGATGCCGCCGGCACCTTCGATGATGGCGGTCGGCGCGAAGAGGTCGTA
Coding sequences within:
- a CDS encoding cupredoxin domain-containing protein, which gives rise to MTILLLTRRQVLATGAAALAGGTLARAHDGTVHVAIRNLAFQPAEIEVRAGETIEWTNDDPFAHTATVKGGWEVTIPPGKKATHVVTAGDTVDYYCRFHPNMKGRIKVVE
- a CDS encoding MarR family winged helix-turn-helix transcriptional regulator, which codes for MAKDRLSDADYEALSNLRYTLRRFMDFSTSAAHHEGLPAQQHQALLTIRGHRDEEPMTVGRLAERLLIAPHSATELVGRLVAAGYVTRHSDPADRRRQTLALTDKADAILERLTAIHLTEIREMAPRLIDILRTLDVGR
- a CDS encoding DUF4142 domain-containing protein, with product MKTLISTLAATCMAMTASFALAADKPTDPQIAHIAYSAGVIDVEAAKLALQKTKNAEVKAFAESMKKDHEAVNEMALALVKKLKVTPEDNATSKALVKAADEKRAELGKLEGKAFDKAYIENEVAYHKQVNGALETLLIPSAQNAELKSLLETGLKLFQGHEQHAEHVAADLK
- a CDS encoding chloride channel protein yields the protein MPQTKPHHRPHDFTGGLARREAGDFTTDRRVLALIGMALIVGSGGALAAKLLVSLIALVTNLAWFGQFSLAATSPAQAPRSLWMVLTPAIGGLIIGLMARFGSEKIRGHGIPEAIEAILIGGSRMSPKVAILKPLSSAISIGTGGPFGAEGPIIMTGGAIGSLFAQCFHMSAAERKTLLVAGAAAGMTAIFGSPIAAVTLAVELLLFEWKPRSFIPVAIAACVSACWRPFLFEAGALFPRQFHMDLPWWGIGLCAVAGLIAGLQSGLLTMLLYRIEDAFEALPVHWMWCPAIGGLAVGLGGLIEPRALGVGYDIIDGLLNSRMLPQAVLTILLVKAAVWLVSLSSGTSGGVLAPLLILGGALGWLVGLVFPGDPGFWALLGMAAMMGGTMRAPLTGTFFAVELTGDVSSLLPLLAATISAYAVTVLLLRRSILTEKIARRGQHITREYGIDPFEYARARDIMIEAVDTLPAQMRVGEASAFFATTEKTHRIYPVIDADGLLKGVVSRGDALRWQQNPALADQSLDERVSDTSVPVAHPEDTIGYVADLMLATDVGRIPVVDPQSGRLVGLVARKDLLRLRHAANTLENERKPYLGPRKTAPGKAG
- a CDS encoding homocysteine S-methyltransferase family protein, with amino-acid sequence MTGITILDGGMSRELVRLGAELRQPEWSAVALMESPDIVRQVHAEFIAAGADVITTNSYALVPFHIGEARFRAEGRRLIALAGRLAREAADAAGERKVKVAGSLPPIFGSYEPQLFQPERVQDYLGVLVEELDPYVDVFLGETLSLIAEAQAVERAVASSGKPFWISFTLQDEPGAETQPPALRSGESVTDAARWIAASTASAMLFNCSRPEVMRQAVDVAAAILSESGRPVEIGVYANAFTTEDEGAANEALHAIRDDLSADRYAAFACDWAESGATMIGGCCGVGASHIHNLRRRLG
- a CDS encoding MurR/RpiR family transcriptional regulator; its protein translation is MDARMQQPVPKQSFLQRIRNELRQMHPAERRLADFVLSFPGELASYTASELARLANVSNATVSRFVQRLGYTNYEEARRHVRSEQMSGAALYRVVSPADPPDQTLHAHLQQIHANIDRSFAAITLQEIDDVAQAMLSARRVWIVGFRTSQSFATYLQWQVQQIIENTVSLPHAGQTMAEHIASIGREDCVIAYGLRRQVRAFPLILSQIVKTGAKTMVVTDDDCERLGEVTWHFRCQTAAAGPLYSHVAVMALTDLLATRVMELAGAKRRGRLSAIETLHDAIEEI
- a CDS encoding MFS transporter, with the protein product METKPKTTVSTLEERDRTFKRIAWRILPFATLVYIFAWLDRVNVGFAKLTMLDDLGWSDAVYGAGAGIFFFGYFLFEVPSNLLLQKIGAPKTILRIALGWGVVSVLMALCTQPWHFYVLRFLQGAFEAGLHPGLILYLTYWLPAHRRSRAIAIFMSASPIALLLGSPLAAYIMTSTDGLMGFRDWQWLFIIEGVPSIILGLLAVFVMTAKPSEAKWLSQAERDQVAYELDQEAAQMQGREHKFGAALRSRDVWVLILTLFCIITGNATLSFYGPSLITAAGFTDITVVGWIMSGIFLFGWMGMMTNGWLSDRSHESRWHTAVAAALGATGLVLAAFAQEAGSAPGVIAALALSAAGTMGSIPVFWSLPPRFMSGTALAAGVALINSIANLAGYFAPQFLGAIKTATGVYSPGLFIIAGVEFIAVLLILLFIRKEPAETTALPAGKAAAS
- a CDS encoding aspartate/glutamate racemase family protein; this encodes MKPLLLINPNTNAATTEEMVAIARNTAPAGQAVEGATVRRGAPLIYDDALLSVGASAVVELARTLDLARYSGIVVAAFGDPGIDALRRFAPVPVTGIAEAGIIEAAGAGRRFSIVTTTPDLVEAIEKRVEAYGFSASFTGVRLTQGDVASVMSDPVRLEESLMEACALAISEDHAEAVIIGGGPLAVHAVALGARFEVPIIEPVPAAIRLALARTAMADATA
- a CDS encoding RNA polymerase sigma factor: MPAMPTIPIAVPVEGEADLVRRATAGEAQAVRAIIRTHNQRLYRLVRAVLRNNADAEDVLQEAYLRAFANLGRFQGEASLSTWLSRIALNAALMRLRAQKRMKRVAPAPELAKAEIIPFPLASSIADPERVMAQRQLLHLVEEATDALPETFRLVFVARVIEGLSVEETAALLELAPATVKTRLHRARKLIRTQLEERIGPVLVEAFPFAGVRCERLTQAVLSKLGLAE
- a CDS encoding DUF6282 family protein, translated to MTDAPETAKPLPRETFYNRSMSLPDELMVGTTDIHVHSGPWLKSCPGRLTPFEIAEQAKAAGMKALVFYDHTLGVSNGTSQLVNWQVPGIDVFGGIILTSNFGGLNPRAVKTALYYGAGARFVHFGAHCTHYMASHEGSFVDGKPVYFKDQYPKFAKDELSRAVRIPLEGPISDELAEILQLIADHPHVHLNTGHISAEEAIRLVDLAIEFGIRKIVVAHPCRVRLSTQQQKDLAKKGVLLEGCVSDWMFHRGLPRTNYYVEREWADQIAGIASSPDAFSGIVPWARQIREIGIEHFVVGTDYGIRSGPTPVEGMRVLISSLLDLEFTPEEIHTMVKTNPENLLDL